One Coregonus clupeaformis isolate EN_2021a chromosome 36, ASM2061545v1, whole genome shotgun sequence genomic window, ACCGCTGATACGGTGCCTTAGCTGGCATTGGGAACAAAGTAGACTGTACGATAGGCTACTCCCAAGACTAAttctacttagctagctagtttgtagCTGGCTATTGACTGACAACAATCGAGCAGCAACATTGTTTGATCCCCACAATCAATGACATCCCTGCAGCAGCCATACATTTCAACATGAGCATACTGAACCATGCGGGCAAGGTTCAAACACAGCTAGCGAGCACTCACTAAGAAAATATATCATAAAACGACAGCATAGCGAGAAACAGCTAGTTGCAGCATACTAGCAGTAGCAGCAAGCGGCAGCAGGATGTGTGAGCAGAACCGGTCAGCTTAAATGGACCGTCAAATAAGGTAAGCGTGATTGCACCAATTAGATGCTAGTAACAATCTCAGCTGATGCATCAGCCGAGGCGGGCACTCAGGTTCCCTTTCTGAACTGGCATCGCGTTATGGACACAATGGAATCTCTGGGAAATATCAATGCAATGGAAGGAATGAAACCTTTATTGGTTTTCTTTTTCATGCACACCAAGTATACCAGTTATTTGTGTCTGAAATTAACTTAAATGTTCCCCTCTAGGTGTTCGTCTGCATTCTTTTCGGAGGAGCGGACTGCACTGAGACAGAAGAGGCAGAAGATGCGTCTGCTACAGCAGAGGAAGCTTGCTGACGTGTCACACTGCAAAGACCTCCCCGATGAGATTCCCCTGCCGCTTGTCATAGGAACCAAAGTCACCGGTACAACACTTGTTTTTATGGCAACCAAAGTGACTTATTTAATATCAGCAGCCTTTACCCTAAAAGTAGCTATCATAGTCACTGGTAAAATATCTGCAAATCTGTAGTCTTAGCAACCAAAGTCACCTGCTCCAGATTAGATTTACTCGTTTTTGTATGTGCAGCCAGCTTTGAGTATTGATGATGTCTGTGTGTATTCCAGCTCGTCTCAGGGGAGGCCATGACGGCCTGTTCACTGGGCAGATTGATGCTGTGGATACCGGCGCTGCCACCTACCGTGTGACCTTTGACCGGAATGGGCTGGGCACACACACTGTGCCTGACTACGAAGTGCTGGTACGCCTGCCTGGCCTTCCTAACACTCATTCATTATTGATATGTTAGAACTGGGATTCTAACCACATCAGacatcacatacacaaacacataagTCTTTGTCCATCACTAGCAGTGCTGTTTCCTTTTCTTCCTCGATTACTCTCATATGCTTTGGGAAAATCAGCAGCAAGGGAGGGAGCATGTACAAGATATTGCCAATACCATGGTGATTTATTGCATTACCAGCTAGTTTATTAAAAATATATTGTGTTTTTTCCCTCTCCAGAGTAAAGAGCCTAACGAGACCATGCCCATCTCGACCTTCGCCCAGAAACAGAGACCCTCCCGCTTCCAGAACTTCATGACCCCACCTAGGGGGACTTACCCCTCCGCCACCACACCCGTCCTCATGGTAAGCAAGGAAACAAGGGTTTCAGTGCACATTATAGTTGTCTTTCCAGTTGTATTTTTGATCGTGTGAGATCACGTTGAACGCTTCATGTACTTTATTGCTATAAGATGATTTTGACTGACCCTTAAATTGaatattgttttgtttatttggAATTGACACATCTATTCCTGTGATAGGACAATGACCCCCTCATCAGCCAGTCTCCATGGAAAAGCAAATTCTTTGGAGTGGAAGAGGACACACTCGGTGGATTCCCTGTGAAGTTCCTCGTTCAAGCGGTGAGTGTTCCTGTCTTTGCCTCTGGGATCATATATCATAGTGTAAATATGTCCCACTAaaaatctctccctctcctctatctcctagACAAGGCTCTCCAAGATCCTTATGATCAAGAGGGAACACATCAAGCACTTGAAAGAAATGAACGCAGAGGCTGAAAAACTGGTATGGCCATAGATCATTCTATGACAGTATTATAACAGAACATTTTCATAACAGTATATTCAGTGAAAGAAATTGGAAATACGTGACAAAAAGTAAATGTATACCACTTAACATTGTGTTGTTTTCTTTGTAGAAGTCATACTCAATGCCTATAGGCCTGGAGTTCCAGAAGCGTTATGCCACCACAGTACTGAAGCTGGAGCAACTCAATAAGGACCTAAACAAGGTGCTGCACGAGGTCCAGCAGTTCTGCTGCGAGGTGAGGACATCTTTGATAGTTATGCAGCTAGATGTGTAACATGTAGCCATGCCTCTTATGAGTGTACTTAGCGAGAAGACATACTGAAGATGAGCAAAACGTCAGCAATAGTCGTTTTAGATTGTCATCAGCGAAGGGCATCTTAACATTTTTGTTTCCAAAGCTTATATGAACTCCTTTCTCTTCGGCTGCTCCCAGAACAGTTTTGCAACAATATGAATCTAAATATGCATGTCCCTGTGCCCTCTCCAGCTGGCCCCAGATCAGGGCATGGCGCTTGCGGACCAGCCCACAGAGCTGCGTCAGCGCTGTGAGGAAGAGGCCAAGGAGATGGTGCAGCAGACCAACTCCCTCTACGACGACCAGCAGTGTCTCTCTAACCCAAGCCTCAAACACCTCATCTCAGGTCTCACCGCCTTGTTGCTTCAGATCAAGGTTAGtataaaggcacacacacacagcctcacatCCCTAGTCAAGTTATTTGTTTGCCTGATCATGTATTTGTTTGTGCTCCAGTGTCTGGCTGAGGGAGGAGACCTGAACTCCTTCGAATTTAAATCGCTTACGGACTCTCTGAATGACATTAAGAGCTCAATAGACCCCTCCAACCTCAGGTGAGTGCCTCTACATTTCACATCCATTCTCTGCCCCAATGTTTCGTCTTATTTAGAGTTATGCAGGGAGATGGATGGCGGTGATAGAAGACTTCAGAGAAAGGGCTATAAATATGGCCAAGGTGGCAGGTGCATGTTCACATGGTCTAAATTTGTGTGTCTTGTCTGTGCAGTTGCTTCCAGAACAACGTAGAGATCCACGTAGCACACATCCAGAGTGGCCTGAGTCAGCTGGGAAACCTCCATGCCTTTGCCGCCAACAACACCAACATGGTCTGAAGCATGCATCCttaccacacacagagagcaGCCTGGTCAGCACCAACTAAGTGGAACATACACCATCTTGAATGactgtaaaataaaatatgtattttttggaTCCCCTAACATGTCTTTGAAAATGATTTGTTTACTATAATGAAAACGGACTAACTTTCATGTCAAAAAATGGCCCTGGTCTCTAGACTAGATTGTGGTCACTGCGAGAATTCACACGTACATTTCTTGTTGTAGATTATTCTAAGGTGTCGTGCCACACAGTACGTTAAGCAGTTTCTATAATAATCCATATTTATTTTTGAGTGATAAAATAATATTTACCATTTGGAGCTTCCCTTTGAGTCAATGTTTGGTGTTCCTTTACTCCACTGGTAGTAAGCGCACGGGAGGCTAAAGAatgttttgtaatttttttaaattgtagATATGTACAATACCTTTATGGTTACTAGGATTTATCATCAACATTTCTGTAACATACTCAAAGATGTTTGTATTTTTGTAAAAGGAGGATTGACAGTCTCGAACAGGGCATTGCTGTTGTTGAAAGCTCACATCAGGCCTACATCACTGATGTAACCGAAATTCAAATACAACACTGAGTTGATAAAGTTTGTTACCAGAATTTCTCAATTTCGCCATTGGTTTTGTAAATCTGTATATGGGAATCCCCCATGGCAATTGTAAATATTCCTTGCTGTCATTTTATATTAAACATATAGCAAAGCAAACTGATTTCATGCTTTTGTGACAATTTGATAAGGATAGGTGAAACAAATAGTACACAGCACGGGGACATTAAATGTCCtatatattttattttgcatGTTTGCAAACGAAGACAAATGTTTTATTGAAATATACAATAAATAACTGACCGGTTCATTTTGAAGTTATGAACCCACCACACTTTCTTTGTTGCTGTGACAGAAAATTCACATAATCACAAAAGTCAGACATGGCACTGTTTTCCCACTCTGAATCTCAATCAGAAAACTCCTGACTGGCACAAATAGGAAAGGAGTGGCCAAAGTTATCCGGTCTGGTCTTCACTTGAGGATGCTGGACTTGGCATGCTACGTGCTTTGGAGAGAACCTGCCGAAGTTGTTCTATGATGGAATCGGAGGGATTACCGATGGTTTTGTTCAGGGGGAAGTTGTCATATTCAACCAGGACATGTTTTGGCCCTGTGCTACCGCTAAAGTTGTTTTGGGACTTGATGTAATGTCCATTTTCCTTGTGATACAGATTAGCGTTGTTTCATTTGCTCAACTTTGCTCCTATTCCCCTCCATGGATGCATCATAAACACAAACGATAGTCGAGTGTATGTAGTTGACCCTTTTCCTGCGTAGTGTTATCTTAGCGTGTGTTTCTTCCACCTGGGTTTGAAGTGGTGGTCTGAAGTTGTCCCCGAGTGTGAAGTTGGGCATTCTCTGAATCTCTTGGGGCATTCGGTTATAGGGTTGCGTGAACGGGGCCATGGGGGTGTTGGCAGCAACAACGTTGGGATTAATGGACAAAGGCGACCCTTCCTGGCGACGGGACTTTGCGCATCGGTTCTGGAACCACACCTTTTTGCATTTTCAAGTCGTGGTTTAGTGGCTAGTAGTCCTAGACCATTTTGTTAACATGGAAACTGTTTTGTGTCTTATCTGACTTGAAATGTGGTGCCTTACCTGAATTCTGGGCTCTGGTAGTCCGGTGAGAGCCTCCAGTCTCTCGCGGAGGTAGATGTCAGGGTATTTGGTGTCAGAGTACACTTTATCCGGCACCCCTATATGCTGCTGGTTGAAGTTGGTCCTCTTCCTTCGATGGGTCAGCAAAGCCATGCTATCTGCTCTCGGCCCCATGAAGTTTGCAGTGTTGAAGTAGCTTGTCCTATCGGCAGCACCATAATCTGTTCAAACCAAGAACGATGGCATGAATATAATGTAACCAATGTAGACAGTAAGAtttacagagagcgagagagcattACACTTACACAGTAACCAACCTGAATGCAGCATGCCATTCCTCTCCATGTGTCCTGGGTACATCTGGAAATTATTTAGGTCCCTCAGTTTTCCGTGGACTGCCAACATGTTACTCCTCTAGTCTTTTATTCTTAGGATTTGACTGACTACAACGGCCTGATCCCCAGTCTTATATCCACCCTCATATCCTTGTGATCAAAGGTgactagtaactgtaacagattacatttagaaagtagcCTACCCAACCCTGCTAACTGTCATACATCTATTAAATTGTGAAAAGTGTTTCATAATAAACGACCATGGGAATGATGTGTTTTTTCTTTTTGACTGTATGTCTAGCATTGTCAAAGACTGCACTAGCCCTACTAATAAGATCTGGTTTGGTATTTTAAAGGCTGGAGAAAGTTGATTAACTCTTTTTACTTTCAAACATCAAACAGCAGTGAGCTGCTGGCTGGTCAGGGCATCATGCACACGCCAGTGATCAGCTGAGCTGTTTTATAGCAGGCACTAGCAGCTTTTCTAGACAAAATTGATGACAACCATTATATAATGTTCTGT contains:
- the LOC121552728 gene encoding protein lin-9 homolog isoform X2, whose translation is MSQRIGLRLRNLLKLPKAHKWCIYEWFYSNIDRPLFEGDNDFCLCLKESFPNLKTRKLTRVEWGTIRRLMGKPRRCSSAFFSEERTALRQKRQKMRLLQQRKLADVSHCKDLPDEIPLPLVIGTKVTARLRGGHDGLFTGQIDAVDTGAATYRVTFDRNGLGTHTVPDYEVLSKEPNETMPISTFAQKQRPSRFQNFMTPPRGTYPSATTPVLMDNDPLISQSPWKSKFFGVEEDTLGGFPVKFLVQATRLSKILMIKREHIKHLKEMNAEAEKLKSYSMPIGLEFQKRYATTVLKLEQLNKDLNKVLHEVQQFCCELAPDQGMALADQPTELRQRCEEEAKEMVQQTNSLYDDQQCLSNPSLKHLISGLTALLLQIKCLAEGGDLNSFEFKSLTDSLNDIKSSIDPSNLSCFQNNVEIHVAHIQSGLSQLGNLHAFAANNTNMV
- the LOC121552728 gene encoding protein lin-9 homolog isoform X1, which gives rise to MAEMDQLLYESSSAEALVSLKEGSLSNTLNETQTKAHNTRGRHTLVSMETPTRSSKRSRLFREEEEQRLPSRSPRRSQRVTSVPQKFTNVTTPDKKMSQRIGLRLRNLLKLPKAHKWCIYEWFYSNIDRPLFEGDNDFCLCLKESFPNLKTRKLTRVEWGTIRRLMGKPRRCSSAFFSEERTALRQKRQKMRLLQQRKLADVSHCKDLPDEIPLPLVIGTKVTARLRGGHDGLFTGQIDAVDTGAATYRVTFDRNGLGTHTVPDYEVLSKEPNETMPISTFAQKQRPSRFQNFMTPPRGTYPSATTPVLMDNDPLISQSPWKSKFFGVEEDTLGGFPVKFLVQATRLSKILMIKREHIKHLKEMNAEAEKLKSYSMPIGLEFQKRYATTVLKLEQLNKDLNKVLHEVQQFCCELAPDQGMALADQPTELRQRCEEEAKEMVQQTNSLYDDQQCLSNPSLKHLISGLTALLLQIKCLAEGGDLNSFEFKSLTDSLNDIKSSIDPSNLSCFQNNVEIHVAHIQSGLSQLGNLHAFAANNTNMV